A window from Engraulis encrasicolus isolate BLACKSEA-1 chromosome 13, IST_EnEncr_1.0, whole genome shotgun sequence encodes these proteins:
- the ecrg4a gene encoding augurin-A, producing the protein MASLRVFLRLLAITVLMATLLLRGASSDGGGAGLKKLLQKREAADAKVSPSSVVVPSSKAMQFLAALKRPKRQLWDRSRPDVQQWIQQFMYMGYDEARLEADLAYWKDQAQAGDQGRQHHYDENAALGPRHAQDHRHGANVNYDYY; encoded by the exons ATGGCGTCCCTGCGCGTCTTCCTACGACTGCTAGCCATCACCGTTCTCATGGCCACACTCTTACTCAGAG GTGCGTCGAGCGATGGAGGAGGAGCGGGCCTGAAAAAGCTCCTGCAGAAGAGAGAAG CGGCGGATGCTAAGGTGTCCCCCTCCAGTGTGGTGGTGCCGTCCTCCAAGGCCATGCAGTTCCTGGCCGCCCTCAAGAGGCCCAAGAGGCAGCTGTGGGACCGCAGCCGGCCCGACGTGCAGCAGTGGATACAGCAGTTCATGTACATGGGCTACGATGAAGCG AGGCTGGAGGCAGACCTGGCCTACTGGAAGGACCAGGCACAGGCTGGGGACCAGGGCAGGCAGCACCACTACGACGAGAACGCCGCCCTGGGTCCTCGCCACGCCCAGGACCACAGGCACGGGGCCAACGTCAACTATGACtactattaa